From Hartmannibacter diazotrophicus, a single genomic window includes:
- a CDS encoding recombinase family protein, which translates to MASESENPPNRKVGYARVSTSEQNPDMQIAALKAYGVPEALIFVDKASGGTMQRPEFIKAVRVCQVEKTEFVVWKLDRLGRTLGGILETLELLTDRGIEFVSLTERIDTKGPMGKAMVRLLAVFAELERDLIRERTKAGIERAKERGEHGGRPRAMTDERIAKAVEMLATGERGNAIWKALKGLPGPKISRSAYYAWQQEWDVENRSPDTVGE; encoded by the coding sequence GTGGCATCCGAATCCGAAAACCCGCCAAACAGGAAGGTCGGATACGCCCGCGTTTCGACGAGCGAGCAGAACCCGGACATGCAGATCGCGGCGCTCAAGGCCTATGGTGTCCCGGAGGCGTTGATCTTCGTCGACAAGGCGAGCGGCGGCACGATGCAGCGCCCGGAATTCATCAAGGCGGTTCGGGTCTGCCAGGTCGAAAAGACCGAGTTTGTGGTCTGGAAGCTCGACCGTCTCGGGCGCACCCTCGGCGGCATACTTGAGACGCTGGAACTGCTGACCGATCGCGGGATCGAGTTCGTCAGTCTGACGGAGCGGATCGACACCAAAGGCCCGATGGGCAAGGCGATGGTGCGATTGCTTGCCGTGTTCGCCGAGCTGGAGCGCGACCTGATCCGCGAGCGCACGAAGGCGGGCATCGAGCGGGCGAAAGAGCGCGGTGAACACGGCGGCCGGCCGCGAGCGATGACGGACGAGCGGATCGCCAAGGCTGTGGAGATGTTGGCGACCGGCGAGCGCGGCAACGCGATCTGGAAGGCGCTCAAGGGTTTGCCTGGGCCGAAGATCAGCCGCTCGGCCTATTATGCCTGGCAGCAGGAATGGGATGTCGAGAACCGCTCGCCCGATACGGTCGGCGAGTAG
- a CDS encoding J domain-containing protein, giving the protein MRNLYDVLGISRDATTEDIQKAKRRLARATHPDVAGGSKEAFQAVEEAARVLGDPETRLLYDATGHTPHDGLDEAAEGIVWAEVGKAMMSSDKPERLDIVGLARNSISDTIQTARSNIKKLTAAKVNAARMAGRFRTSLPNDPIAQRFAKIQRDADAEIESTKAKIKVFERALQIAEAYEFEREPTPSATACDGWVFVQTPRTW; this is encoded by the coding sequence TTGCGAAACTTATATGACGTTCTCGGCATCTCGCGAGATGCGACGACCGAGGACATTCAAAAGGCAAAACGGCGCCTTGCGAGAGCGACCCATCCAGATGTGGCGGGTGGCAGCAAGGAAGCTTTCCAGGCTGTGGAAGAAGCCGCTCGCGTTCTTGGTGACCCCGAAACCCGTCTGCTCTACGACGCCACCGGCCACACCCCGCATGACGGCCTGGATGAGGCGGCAGAGGGTATCGTCTGGGCCGAGGTCGGGAAGGCCATGATGTCGTCGGACAAGCCGGAAAGGCTCGATATTGTCGGGCTTGCCCGCAACTCGATCAGTGACACGATTCAGACGGCGCGGAGCAACATCAAAAAATTGACGGCTGCCAAGGTGAACGCTGCCCGGATGGCCGGCAGGTTCAGAACCTCGCTGCCGAACGACCCGATCGCGCAGCGTTTCGCCAAGATCCAGCGCGACGCCGATGCCGAGATCGAGTCGACCAAAGCCAAGATTAAGGTATTCGAACGGGCCTTGCAGATCGCCGAGGCCTACGAATTTGAGCGCGAGCCGACCCCCTCAGCCACAGCATGCGATGGGTGGGTCTTTGTCCAAACGCCGAGGACGTGGTGA
- a CDS encoding site-specific DNA-methyltransferase, with amino-acid sequence MITLHEGDSRKILCQMIDRGERVHSVVCDPPYGLTSIEKRFGKDGAAPARSEKNDGSFGRISKGFLGMKWDGTGIERDPEFWRLVFEVLLPGGYVFAFSGARTGHWQACAMEMAGFIMHPMHAWVYFQGFPKAHAADKAIDKHLGKKGSVVPSGNPVKRMIPGADQVATGSWEKNNGRTYQPGIYEPATDEAVEWSGYAYGTQAQKPALEPIFLGQKPFDTKNGAANLLRHGVGAVNIDGCRVPGGRYPSNLLLDGSPEVVAMFPREAGASAPVKGTEPSSVTKDIYGKFNGRVPGTFFNDSGSAARFFHHFPLDTDPLICNPKAGKKDRAGTDHPTVKPIKLLRYLIRHITPPGGTVLDMFAGSGTTGQAAIEEGVRAVLIEMDPGYSAFIRRRFGLASRRRDYSDVLGPASRYADVLG; translated from the coding sequence ATGATCACGCTCCATGAAGGCGACAGCCGTAAAATCCTTTGCCAGATGATCGACCGCGGCGAGCGCGTTCATTCGGTCGTCTGCGACCCACCTTATGGTCTGACCAGCATCGAGAAGCGTTTCGGGAAGGACGGCGCCGCGCCGGCCCGCAGCGAGAAGAACGACGGCAGTTTCGGCCGTATATCGAAAGGCTTCCTCGGAATGAAGTGGGACGGCACTGGAATCGAACGCGACCCCGAGTTCTGGCGCCTCGTCTTTGAGGTTCTGTTGCCGGGCGGCTATGTCTTCGCCTTCTCGGGCGCCCGCACCGGCCACTGGCAGGCCTGCGCCATGGAGATGGCCGGATTTATCATGCATCCGATGCACGCGTGGGTCTATTTCCAAGGGTTCCCGAAGGCGCACGCGGCCGACAAGGCGATCGACAAGCATCTCGGCAAGAAAGGGTCCGTCGTTCCGAGCGGCAACCCGGTCAAGCGGATGATCCCTGGCGCCGACCAGGTCGCTACCGGGTCATGGGAGAAGAACAACGGGCGGACCTACCAGCCGGGCATTTACGAGCCCGCGACGGACGAGGCGGTCGAGTGGTCGGGCTATGCCTACGGGACACAGGCCCAGAAGCCTGCCCTTGAACCCATCTTCCTCGGCCAGAAGCCATTCGATACCAAGAACGGGGCAGCCAACCTCCTCAGGCACGGCGTGGGCGCTGTAAACATCGACGGGTGTCGTGTGCCCGGTGGACGCTACCCGTCAAACCTTCTTCTCGATGGGTCGCCTGAAGTCGTTGCTATGTTCCCGCGCGAAGCGGGGGCCTCGGCACCGGTTAAGGGAACTGAGCCGTCATCGGTGACCAAAGACATTTATGGAAAATTCAATGGGCGCGTTCCGGGCACCTTCTTCAATGACAGCGGCTCGGCCGCGCGCTTCTTCCATCATTTCCCGCTCGATACGGACCCGCTTATCTGCAACCCGAAGGCCGGCAAGAAGGATCGGGCCGGAACGGACCATCCGACCGTCAAGCCGATCAAGCTGCTGCGCTATCTGATCCGCCACATCACGCCGCCAGGCGGGACGGTGCTCGACATGTTTGCCGGCAGCGGCACGACAGGCCAGGCCGCGATCGAGGAAGGGGTACGCGCCGTGCTGATCGAAATGGACCCCGGCTACAGCGCCTTCATCCGTCGGCGCTTCGGCTTGGCGTCGAGAAGACGTGACTACAGCGACGTGCTCGGCCCGGCTTCGCGCTACGCCGATGTGCTCGGGTGA
- a CDS encoding glycoside hydrolase family protein, giving the protein MPIHKIVATVRARNAIAAFMVALAAGSYGFYDSRDKTVEINGQKVDVPVVMAAELIVKNWEGLVLTAHWDRYGKVWDICYGATRINGKPVRPGMTLTVEQCQAELMVQLQNDYYEPIVACAPPLKEAPDSVQASMTSGAYNFGVGSQARKRGWCGWSMSRAIRNRDWRGACEAQTNINSAGGVRLDGLVNRREMGDKYRLGEAELCVSGLKG; this is encoded by the coding sequence ATGCCAATCCATAAGATCGTCGCCACCGTTCGCGCTCGCAACGCCATTGCCGCGTTCATGGTCGCGCTCGCAGCAGGCTCCTACGGCTTCTACGATAGCCGGGACAAAACCGTCGAGATCAACGGCCAGAAGGTCGATGTTCCTGTCGTCATGGCCGCCGAGCTGATCGTCAAGAACTGGGAGGGCCTTGTGCTGACGGCCCACTGGGATCGCTACGGCAAGGTCTGGGACATATGCTATGGGGCAACCCGTATCAACGGGAAGCCCGTCCGTCCGGGAATGACGCTCACCGTCGAGCAGTGCCAGGCCGAGCTGATGGTTCAACTGCAGAACGACTACTATGAGCCGATCGTCGCCTGCGCCCCTCCCCTCAAGGAAGCCCCGGACAGCGTGCAAGCCTCGATGACGAGCGGCGCCTACAATTTCGGTGTCGGCTCCCAGGCGAGAAAGCGTGGATGGTGCGGCTGGTCCATGTCACGCGCGATCCGCAATCGCGACTGGCGTGGGGCCTGTGAGGCGCAGACCAACATCAACTCGGCAGGTGGTGTCCGCCTCGACGGTCTCGTGAACCGGCGCGAGATGGGTGACAAATATCGCCTCGGCGAGGCCGAACTCTGCGTGTCGGGGCTCAAGGGATGA
- a CDS encoding helicase HerA-like domain-containing protein, translating into MQEQISLSGKAGIPTRYLNRHCLITGATGTGKTVSLMRLAEQCARQGIPVFTADIKGDLSALARSCMVRFLDPFGQGKGDAVAVPVASFGAPALARICGLSPIQSDALAIVFQVAGAIGAPLETLSDLRAVLRTMGTTAGLRDSDFGHVSRGTIGILQRTVTALETDGAASLFRAPCFDVADLLAPRVSVLTADRLIQSPRTYAAFLFWLLSDLYERLPEVGDLDAPRLVFIFDEAHLLFEDAPRALVDKLAQMARLIRSKGVGVVFASQSADDIPDTIRAQLATRIEHSRELPIGTARVRTLDQAGRPVDAGAVPIDMPDCPLGALEEGERPMPAPIDQADTPRAPWAAMGKSEAALLGVILALVGAAGFGALTAWQSGSAGKLAVIAVAIIAAGLARR; encoded by the coding sequence ATGCAAGAGCAAATCTCATTATCCGGCAAAGCCGGAATTCCGACGCGATACCTAAACCGGCATTGCCTGATCACGGGCGCCACGGGAACGGGGAAGACGGTTTCGTTAATGCGGCTTGCCGAGCAATGCGCACGGCAAGGCATTCCCGTTTTTACGGCCGATATCAAGGGCGACCTGTCAGCGCTTGCCCGTTCATGCATGGTGCGCTTTCTGGATCCGTTCGGGCAGGGGAAGGGCGACGCGGTTGCCGTTCCTGTTGCCAGTTTCGGAGCGCCAGCGCTTGCCCGCATTTGCGGCTTGTCGCCTATCCAGTCCGACGCGTTGGCAATCGTGTTTCAGGTCGCGGGCGCCATCGGCGCGCCCCTTGAAACGTTGAGCGACTTGCGCGCCGTTCTTCGGACCATGGGCACAACAGCTGGATTGAGGGACTCCGACTTCGGCCACGTGTCGCGCGGCACAATCGGCATTCTGCAGCGGACCGTCACGGCGCTTGAGACTGACGGCGCGGCTTCACTGTTCCGCGCACCCTGTTTCGACGTGGCGGACCTATTGGCGCCTCGCGTTTCCGTCCTCACGGCGGATCGGCTGATTCAATCCCCGCGCACCTATGCGGCTTTCCTGTTCTGGCTGTTGTCGGACCTTTACGAACGGTTGCCGGAAGTCGGCGACCTGGACGCGCCCCGCCTGGTTTTCATTTTCGACGAAGCGCATTTGCTTTTTGAGGACGCGCCGCGCGCCCTGGTCGACAAGCTGGCGCAAATGGCAAGGCTGATCAGGTCCAAGGGCGTTGGCGTTGTCTTTGCCTCGCAATCCGCCGACGACATACCCGACACCATCCGCGCGCAGCTGGCGACGCGGATTGAGCATAGCCGGGAATTGCCGATTGGCACGGCGCGGGTCCGCACGTTGGATCAAGCCGGCCGGCCGGTTGATGCGGGCGCCGTCCCAATCGATATGCCGGATTGCCCACTAGGTGCCCTTGAGGAGGGCGAGCGCCCCATGCCCGCGCCGATTGATCAGGCGGACACGCCCCGCGCCCCATGGGCGGCTATGGGCAAGAGCGAGGCCGCGCTATTGGGCGTCATCCTCGCGCTAGTCGGCGCGGCGGGATTCGGTGCCTTGACGGCATGGCAAAGCGGATCGGCCGGCAAGCTTGCCGTGATCGCGGTTGCCATCATTGCGGCGGGGTTGGCGCGCCGCTAA
- a CDS encoding DUF6527 family protein — MSAVRTHPIRAQLVDKLFHDYAPAGAIKFYVSKDHDPAGFNFRCPCGCEAIGGVKVAGEGAWRWNGSYQRPTVDPSVMLSVPDGKGGTVEHWHGWLKDGVWTSC, encoded by the coding sequence ATGAGTGCGGTCAGGACGCACCCCATAAGGGCGCAACTCGTCGACAAGTTATTTCACGATTACGCGCCTGCCGGCGCAATCAAGTTCTACGTGTCGAAGGATCACGACCCTGCCGGCTTCAACTTCCGCTGCCCGTGCGGCTGTGAAGCGATCGGCGGCGTCAAGGTTGCCGGGGAAGGCGCCTGGCGCTGGAACGGTTCCTACCAGCGACCGACGGTCGACCCATCCGTCATGCTCTCGGTCCCGGACGGCAAGGGTGGCACCGTCGAGCACTGGCATGGCTGGCTCAAGGACGGGGTGTGGACATCGTGTTGA
- a CDS encoding ParB/RepB/Spo0J family partition protein yields MAKQGGIKDVAVGRSDFYQMDPADLHIKDGWNCRNLDTVEARASLDSLALSIAEVGVKQALTVCWEDGKAFVTDGHRRLLATRLAMERGAEIRSIPVQTEGRFSSEADRVFSMVVRNSGEPLLPIEMARVFKRLIDFGWTESEIASKAGLNRQYVVSLLQLQAAPSQVTDLVDKGEVAATLAVSVMKANKGDMTATAETLNKAVETAKAAGKARATAKHVETTDRKPKGPGKVATFLLANSSVDTGDDESAVYLRMDIARYREFCAMLDIDERLPSDGDEM; encoded by the coding sequence ATGGCGAAGCAGGGCGGCATCAAGGATGTCGCGGTCGGACGGTCTGATTTCTATCAGATGGACCCGGCAGATCTTCATATCAAGGACGGCTGGAACTGCCGTAACCTTGACACAGTGGAGGCCAGGGCGTCGCTCGACTCCCTTGCACTCTCGATTGCCGAGGTCGGCGTCAAGCAGGCGCTGACCGTCTGTTGGGAGGACGGCAAGGCGTTCGTCACGGACGGTCATCGCCGGTTGTTGGCGACTCGGCTTGCGATGGAGCGGGGCGCCGAAATCCGCTCCATCCCGGTGCAGACCGAAGGACGTTTCTCGTCAGAAGCCGACCGCGTTTTCTCGATGGTGGTGCGCAACAGCGGCGAGCCGCTTCTGCCGATCGAGATGGCTCGCGTCTTCAAGCGTCTGATCGACTTTGGCTGGACCGAGAGCGAGATTGCCAGCAAGGCGGGGCTCAACCGCCAATATGTCGTCTCGTTGCTCCAGCTTCAGGCCGCGCCGTCCCAGGTGACCGACCTCGTCGACAAGGGCGAGGTTGCCGCGACACTGGCCGTTTCCGTGATGAAGGCCAACAAGGGCGACATGACCGCCACGGCCGAGACGCTGAACAAGGCGGTCGAGACGGCTAAGGCTGCCGGCAAGGCCCGAGCCACGGCCAAGCACGTCGAGACGACTGACCGCAAGCCGAAGGGGCCGGGCAAGGTAGCCACGTTCCTGCTCGCCAACTCGTCGGTCGATACCGGTGACGACGAGAGCGCCGTCTATCTGCGCATGGACATCGCTCGGTATCGCGAGTTCTGCGCCATGCTCGATATCGATGAGCGTCTGCCCTCGGACGGCGACGAGATGTAA
- a CDS encoding DUF2312 domain-containing protein: protein MAPKVGHNSQAGGVAAGQLKAFVERIERLEEEKKVIADDIKEVYAEAKGNGFDTKILKKAVALRKKDPAEREEEETILQLYLQALGMLPQEEDDI from the coding sequence ATGGCACCGAAAGTTGGTCATAACAGCCAGGCCGGTGGCGTCGCTGCCGGGCAACTCAAGGCGTTCGTGGAACGCATCGAGCGCCTGGAAGAGGAAAAGAAGGTGATCGCCGACGATATTAAGGAGGTCTACGCCGAAGCTAAGGGCAACGGCTTCGACACCAAGATCCTCAAGAAGGCGGTCGCTCTCAGAAAGAAGGACCCGGCCGAACGGGAGGAAGAGGAGACTATCCTCCAACTCTATCTGCAGGCGCTCGGCATGCTCCCCCAGGAAGAGGACGATATCTGA
- a CDS encoding winged-helix domain-containing protein yields MTGQPTDADILAAIKHHNPNGTMTYVIANVLRPKFKDVKTAYVRYRLKALERDGAVRRTQTSYMTQLCWALDQS; encoded by the coding sequence ATGACCGGACAGCCGACAGACGCCGACATTCTTGCGGCGATCAAGCATCACAATCCGAATGGAACGATGACCTATGTCATCGCGAATGTGCTGCGCCCAAAGTTTAAGGACGTGAAGACAGCTTACGTTCGCTATCGGCTCAAAGCTCTCGAACGCGACGGGGCGGTGCGCCGAACGCAGACCAGCTACATGACCCAGCTTTGCTGGGCTTTGGACCAATCCTGA